The Triticum dicoccoides isolate Atlit2015 ecotype Zavitan chromosome 6A, WEW_v2.0, whole genome shotgun sequence genome has a window encoding:
- the LOC119315188 gene encoding uncharacterized protein LOC119315188 → MMMGFMMGKRKELEQVVDGLCDFSLSGPAAKCRRLDPGLPPSLEEEPPCPSIPYQHQMLGEEISSGANMPIVEDMIEVAMPSHLSSEDKALVIYKPVNKPTLFGLSIANPSIIVSSDLIRGLKNQPFNQGNCHGLEDNSPERSNCLALVPWSPQRIAMTSDWSASPPESTQNVEEPMDADETEVISMDFEEAPQATPRGIDVDNIHQWHQHCMNPPSLPNPSAPVMWSW, encoded by the exons ATGATGATGGGGTTCATGATGGGGAAGAGGAAGGAGCTGGAGCAGGTGGTCGACGGCCTCTGCGACTTCTCCCTCTCCGGCCCCGCCGCCAAGTGCCGCCGGCTG GACCCTGGTCTCCCACCTAGTTTGGAAGAAGAACCACCGTGTCCTTCCATCCCATATCAACATCAGATGCTAGGAGAGGAAATCAGCAGTGGTGCTAACATGCCCATTGTGGAAGATATGATAGAAGTTGCCATGCCATCTCATCTGTCTAGCGAGGACAAGGCACTTGTTATATACAAGCCAGTAAACAAGCCTACCCTCTTTGGTCTCAGTATCGCAAACCCTTCAATCATAGTCAGTTCAGACTTGATACGTGGATTAAAGA ATCAACCTTTCAATCAGGGGAACTGTCATGGGCTGGAGGACAATTCTCCTGAGCGCAGCAATTGCTTGGCCTTAGTTCCTTGGTCGCCACAGCGGATTGCCATGACATCTGATTGGTCCGCATCCCCACCAGAAAGCACACAAAATGTTGAAGAGCCAATGGACGCTGATGAGACAGAAGTTATTTCTATGGACTTTGAGGAAGCGCCTCAAGCAACTCCGAGGGGAATCGACGTGGATAACATTCACCAGTGGCACCAGCACTGCATGAACCCGCCATCGCTGCCAAACCCGTCAGCGCCAGTCATGTGGTCGTGGTGA